Genomic segment of Pogona vitticeps strain Pit_001003342236 chromosome 15, PviZW2.1, whole genome shotgun sequence:
AGGAAAGCAGCTTCGAGACCTACAAAAGGAAGATCTGCCCCACAGCCCCTAAATTATGGGAGATCCACTGCCTGAGGAACATTTTGCCCAGGCCAAGGAGACAAAATAGATCATGCTGCAGCCAGCCCCATCAAGTCGACATGGTTaatctttccaaaggcagcctaaGGATTAGTAAAATCAAGATTCTAGTCCCCACTAAGCCATGAAACTGAGTGACCTTCAGCAAGTTATACTTTCTTTTGATTTCTCATATcagcctaccttgcagggctgtcgggggggggagaggcaggaagcCATGTACTTTTCAGCTCgctggaggaaaagtgggattaTCACTGTAAATAAGATTTCCATCACCCTGTGTGGGTGTGAAACCTGGACAGTCCAGAAAGCTTGACAGAAAGAAAactgattcctttgaaatgtggtttcAAATGAATCATATTTCGTTTGCAAGAGAGCTTTGCGGGTCccttgggctgccagaaagactaacaaaaatgggtcctagatcaaatcgagcttgaactctctctggaggccaaaactGTCGAAaatgaggctgtcttactttgggcacaacgtgagaaggcagcaggaaaagaagaccaaatacgagattcactgactccctaaaggaaaccacaggatttaatttgcaagacccgagcagggcagttaaggacaagacattttggagacggCTCACTcatagggttgccctaagtcagaagcgacttaatggcatgcaacaacaacaatcaataaATATGCTATAGCTCTGGATCACAGCAGCGGTTTTATTAGTAAGCTTTTAATACAGGCTCGCACGGAGGACAGAGGTGGGCAGCTGGCAAGACCCCACGGTGCCCTTTCCCCGTTCCTCCACAGGGCACAGTGCCCTGAGCCCAACCCGTCCACAGTATTCTGGTTTCTGTCCGCCACCAGTGCAGTGAATTCATCCAAAAAGAACCACACTCCATCCATTCAGGCACAAGGTGTGCGGTTGTCTGGAAAAAGCACACGCCATGTGACTAGCCACACAGGGGGCAGCAGTGATGGTGGAGGGGGGTGGGATACCCAGCATCCACTCTCCGGCTCAGTCTGCTGTGAATATCCGGCTGGAGATGTCATCCAGCAGCCAGTCAATGCCAGCCAGCAGGTTTTCTCCGGTGTAAGCGCTGCAGCCCTGGATGCACCAGTGGTGGGTATGGATGCTGTCCAGATCCAAAGCCTGgggaggaatgggggggggggagaaaaataggATTTCTGAAAATCTTGTGTCAAAGCCTACACAGATGACCAGGAAACTAGACTGACCTGACTCTATGCCAGGACTCAagcttaatttattttatttatttatttgatttttatatcgCCCATCTGGAAAAAATCCATTCTAAACACTCTGCTCACACCCAACTATTTCTTCCAGATTCCAGAGGTGGGTGACTTTGGCCAGTCCAGAACACTTCGAGTTCCTGGTTTTGAACCAGATAAAataccccatgtataagatacccccacttttctaatccaaaattaagaaatctaagtggggcttagcaagtgcagggggaaagggatcaaagcgctgcaggatcgctttgatccctgctttcccttccacttgtttttgttctctcctcagcttacttccgtgtataagacgaccctcaatttttagtcttaaagattttagacaaaagtatagtcttatacgtggaGACCAGATTCCCAGCACACTTGAAATTGGGAGTCAGCAGCCGTTGTGGCAATAAGAGGAAAGCCCCCCCCGCCCGTGAACGTTGTTCTGAAGGAAGATCAGGAGCCCAGAAGACAGCATTACAGGCACTTCTTGGATGCCAAACCACTCCAAGCAGTTGCAGGTCCTGCGTGCCTCTCTCTCCTCCATCCTGCCTTTGGTTCTTACCTCCTGGATGGCGCTGGAGCTCAGGGCCCCTGGCAGGTCCTGCTTGTTGGCAAAGACGAGCAAAGTGGCTCCAGCCAAGCGCTAGCAGGAGAGAAACAACAGGTTACATGAAGTAGCCTGGCTAACACCAAGTCAGATCGTTGGCCTGTTATATCCAGCGCCGTCAACCTTGACTCCTGATGGCTCCCCTTCGTTTCTTGGCTAGAGATCCTGGCAAAATCTGAGTTCTACCCCGTTAGTTATGATTCAtcccattaaaaaattaaaataagtttcTAGTCTTCATTGTTCTTCATAAACAGGCATTTGAACAGGTGTAGAGGAAACCACCCTGCAGCAACTCAATCCAGTAGGGCCAATATTATCATCCTTCATCCTTCCCGCCAAGCCCTCTCCGCATCTCCCTCTGGCATTTAAGTACAATGGAACATAGGTGTCAATGGGACCTTTACCCCTTTTAGCCTTATccagtgtttcttttttcaattttattgTTAAACGGAAAAGggacaaataacaaaattaaaactaaaatacagaCCCAGTGGTGACTACACGCAATGCACATTGAACTTTTCCCACCTGTGcacccttgggactaggtgaccaaTAATACCGATCTGTACCCCTTTTCACCCCATTTATCTCCAAAAGTACAGTGTTTCTTAATAAACGTGCACAGAGCCACCCCCGGGTCCCCCTACCTCCTCCACCAGAAGACTCTGCAGTTCCCGCTTGCAGTCCTCTAGCCGCAGATTGTCAGCGCTGTCCACCACCCAGATCAAGCCGTCCGTGCTCTCAAAGTAGTTCCGCCAGTACGAGCGCAAAGATTTTTGGCCCCCCACGTCCCACATATTCAGCTTGAACCtgcagggggggggaatgataggCCTTGTTAAGCgggaaggagaggggagaggTGGGCCAGGGGAAGGGGGCAAAAGGAGGCCTCGCTCCGTCCCAGAGCAAAGAAAAGGcccttttgtggactacaatacCCCAAATCCTCCAGCCCAGCGTAGGTTAAgggatgctgggaactgtagtcaaaaataacttttgcaaTGCCTAATCTATCCTGTTCTGCAACAACCAGTACGTTCTGTGAAGTTTGCTTCTGGCGTATAGCAAACTTACGAACGAATGACATCCAAAAGATTCTGTCACTGACACTCCTGCTCGGCTTTTGGAAACCAAACACTGTGGTTTCTtttgttgagtcaatccatctcacacaGGGCCCTCCTCATTTCCTACTGCCCccaactttccccagcattattgtctttccactATGCACTCGAAGGGCGACAGCCTCCATTTGGTCATTGTTGCTtcgagagagagagcaaaaatcCTGGGAGAGTGGATTGCACAGGTAGGGGGTGGCCTCACCCTCGATGCTCCAAGGTCTTGATGTTGAAGCCCAGGGTGGGCGAGATGGTGTCGATCTCGTCTCCATTGAACTTCTTCAGGATGGTGGTTTTGCCAGCATTGTCCAGGCCCCTTAGGCAGGAAGGCGTTAAGGGAGGGTCACGAGTGCAAGAGGACGAGAAGGAAGAGGCTAAGAGAAAGGTGGCAAAGCCCCATGCAAGAACTGCTTgttaggagggggaaaaagaagaagggggggttggtatgaataataataatattagattGAAAGGAATTCTGGATTTGGGATCCAAAGAGAAGGACTTCACTGAACTAGCCCTAGCCTGGCTGAAGAAGACGGCACCAAAAATAGACCGGACTGTTTATGATTTGGATAAAATACATAGAATGCtgtgggggggcgggaggtctgtctccgcggtctggtccggctcaggccatggaccgacaccgggccacagaccgggcggggggggggttgacgaCCTCGGTTTTAAAGGACTCTGGAATTTTAAcaagagtatgtatgtatgtatgtatgtatgtatgtatgtatgtatgtatgtatgtatgtatgtatgtatgtatgcatgcatgcatgcatgcatctatcatctatctacacatacatacatacatacatacatacatacatacatacatacatacatacatacatacatacatacatacatacatacgtatgttgtatgtatgtatgtatatactgtatatgtgtgtgtgtagacatggatataaatataaaaataaataaataaaaattaaaaaggccagGCCTCcatgtctacacacacacacacgtgtctgCCTTGACTGCGAATGTATGTCACGAGCTGGGCTTAAGgcaaaggcactctgcacatgctctccTGGTACTCTCGACCTCTTTTGAGGCTCGCTTTCAAAATAAGCCCGAGGGTTTTAACCCTAATGCGCTTGGGCCCTGATCACCCTGGAGCAAACCAAGCAGGAAAAACAACCCAGCCCAGGCGCCGCCATcgttgccccccctcccccgccccgcccGCGCCCCTTCTTTTTGCCCCGCGGAAGGATACAGCATGAGCAGCCGCAGCTCCCGCTCCTTCTGCCGCATCTTCTTCAGGATGCTGAGCAGCCCCATCACGCGGAAGACCGACTCGCCTCCTCCGCCCGGCCACCGGCCGGGACTCTTTGGCTCCGCCTACACCGGTAGGCAAACCGGTTCCGCCAATCAGGAATGCCGTGGGCTCTTGCAGCCCTAAGAGGTACAGCTCTTTCTCAATAGGGCGCTTCAGAACTCTTAGTTCCCAAGCGACGCGCCATCTGCGGGGTCAAgggaccaaaaaaataaataaacataacacGTTTTTGCAGTTCTTTAAGAACCACAGAGCAGAATATTGGGCTCATCTTCAATGTACGCAATGGTGTGAAATTATACTGATTTCCATATTTTCTTCTTGCCTCGCCGGGGAGGTGATTTTTCCCACTGCCTGCATGGAACCTGACGTAAGGATAGAAAGCGACACAGACCGCACCTCTTATTGTTTCCGCTGTCATTCAGCGCCGAGTCCCCTCCTCCTGGGAGGAGAAGACCAACGAGGCTTAGAGGGGGACCTAGCATTTGCAGCCTAGAGTTGTAAAATAGTAGAGGCGAGACTCAACGGTCGTATTCCGAGCCCTATacagctctttctttctcctagCCTCAGCGTGCACCGAAAAGAGGAGGGAGAATTGCTCATAGccgtcaattaaaaaaaaaagaatagccaTGCAAAGAGATGCGATGCCGTTTTTCCCCCCCCTAAATTCTACTTCCTGTTTCgtggaggaggagaaataatATTCCGAGGGACTCCGGGTTATTTAAACGTGCATATATGCGAGTCAAGACAATGAGCgctcatttgtgttttttttttggggggggggagaagaaagagtccggattgttttttttatttatcatACTTATAGATTGCATGACAAGATGCGGGGTGTGGGTGCAGTGGAGGGAATGAgagaactaggactctggagtgctgggttcgaatctccactcgGGCGGTGGGAGTGGAGAAGGGGGAGGCTTTCCCTCCAGCCTGGGAACGGATCTGCCTCCGGCTGCAAGGTCCGTGGGGAGACCCCGAGGTGGGGGCAGACCCCATCGGAGAAGGCCAGGGATCCCCCTCAGACCCTCttatttttggagggggggaggttgaagctagagagagggagagggtggaggaaggcgcccccccGAGCCCCTCTTGCCCTGGACGGGGGGGGGCACAGCGTGCAAGGAATGGGCCCCTCCAGACCCCTGGAGTCCCCCTCTCCCGGGAACGACCTCCTCCTCCCCGGGGTTCTGCGGCTGCCAGGCTCGTTCTGGCCTCCCCGTGGCTTCCTTCCGGAGTCGAGCCCTCTCACGTCGGGGGGggctcctcttttcctactgggCTTAACGTTCTCCCTCCACCTTGGGACTCCctctcttggacttcaactcccatgatGCCTCAGCCGGGGGGGCGGGGCTGATGGGAAtggctcgcccccccccccgaccacgCGTCGCTCTCCCGACCCAGCTGCCCGGCTGCGCTCGCTGCCTTCGGGGCTCCTCTCTCTCCGATGCGGCGGCGGGGCAGGAAGGCGGGCGaggggcgcggcggcggcggggttCCCCCTCCGTGCGCCCGGAGGCTCCCGACTCCCGAGGAAGCCGTTGAGGCGGAGAAGGCCGAGGCGCCGGTGCCAGTGCCGGTGGTGGGCACTTGCCGTCGGATGTGCCCTCCGGCCGAGTTCGCCCTCCGGAGCCGCCAGGGCCGCCTGCACCGCTTGGAGCTGGCGCCCCCTCCGCCGGGGCGGCCGGACCCGGAGAGGGCGGTGAAGGAGTACTCGCGGCCGGCCGCCGGCAagcccccgccgcccccctcGGAGCTCCGCCCGCCGGCCGTCCTGCTGGCCACCGTCCGCCACTTGCTGGCCCTGGCCGAGgaggaggatgatgaggatgatgagaagaaggaaggcgcccccgccgccgcggGCCGGGTCTCGTCCTGGGAGCGGGGCGCCTTCGTGGCCGACCGGCTGCGCGCCGTCCGCCTCGACGTGACGGTGCAGCGCCTCTCCGGCCGCCCGGCCGCCGCCCTCCTGGAGCGGGCCCTGGTCTACCTGCTGCACGccgggcatcatcatcatcatcatcagcgcCTGGAGGAGGCCCCCGGCGGCTTCGACGCCCACCTGCACCGGGGCCACGTCCAGGAGACCTTCGCCGCCCTGCGCCGCGCCTACCGCcaggccgaggaggaggaggaggaggaagggggaccCCCTTTGCCCAGCCAGGCCCGCTTCCAagccctcttcctcctctatcACCTGGGTGAGGGAGGACTCCAGGTCCCATCAGGCTCCTTTCAAGGGGGATCATCAGCCAACAGACTTACTCAAGAGTTGGCCAAGGGGGAGCCTACCTTAGGGGGTTGTTGTGTAGGAGCAAGGAGAGGGAACCACCCCTCAGGTTCACTGGCCTGGTCTACAAATgccttaaaacagtggttcccccaaccgtggggcctccagaggttcttggacttcaactcccagaaatcctggccagcagaggtggtggtggtgaaggctcctgggagttgtagtccaagaacgtctggaggccccaaggttggggaccactgccttaaaaggTCTGCAGCCGAAAGGATTCGGGGCCCTGGTGCTGAGAGCGTGGCCCTCCCTACGTCAGAGAATATAGTACATTAAAGCAGGGCGTGAAAGCAAAAGCAGAGGCAGTGGTCTGGAAGTTGggccatggcaactggacgtctGGCTTGTGAGGATAACGTGTGTTGCTGCTCCTCCAAGGAGctccttcagtctgaggagaattgatAGGAGACCCCCCTGATCgatcctccaggttggtttcactcccccctggtctgaatactGCTCTGAATAGGcatgttagaaggacaaagggctgggggggtgagggataatcccacttatGCAGACCTTCGATAGCAGTTGTTAACAATAGTGgtcttatatacagtggtgcctcgcttaatgagcgcaccgtttaacaacaaatctgcatagtgacgcgttttttgcgattactaatgcaatcgcattgcgatgttttaggtggcaaaacatcgcattgcgatgatcggtaagcatttcgcttagcgatctttgcattgcagtgtttagaaaacagctgatcggcggttccaaaatggccgccaggtgcagaaaatggccgcccgcagcattttcgtgccctgccctcgcttactgggcagcgaaaatggcggccagatggaggattccccacatagcggGTTTCCCccaatagaaacacattaaacagagtttaatgggttcccccccacatagtgacaaatccggatagcggcgattaatccagaacagattatcatcggtatgcggggcaccactgtatcagggatctcctcccaactctcctcagattgaagaagctacttgaaggAGTAGTGTTTCAAcctaaataagaaagaagtccagttgccatgagtcagctTCCAGATCACCTCACCTGGAgggctgagaatcttcacagatatggaGACAAGAGATGTGGGCTCACAACAAAAACTAATACTAAGGTGGTACTTTTAGGCCAACCAACCCTTGCAGCTTTTTGAGACATGTTCAGGCAAGATTTAAAAAGTAAGCAGTGCAGGTGTAAGAGAAGGCTGGGGTACCTGGCTTGGCAATACTAAAAGCGAAAAGGATCTTGTCAACcacaagctgaataggagccaacaTGCGATGCGGCTACAAAAATGgccaatactattttaggctgcattaacagtagAGTCTCCAGAGGTACTAGTTCTTTACTGGGTATTagttaagcctcatcttgagtattgtatccagttctggacacagcaCTGCAAGAAGGATGcaaagaaattggaacaagttcagaggagggtaactgggatgatcaggggggctggaaatcaagtccttggaggaaagacggaaagaactggggcatgtttagccttgagaaaagaagacagaggggagatacaGCACTTTTCAAAGCCTTGAAGAGTAGTCATATAgcaaaggggcaggatctgttctcaatcatcccagcgtgcaggacacataataggctcaagctacaggaagccagatttaggctgaatatcaggaaaaaaaacttcttaactgttagagcagtatgacaatggaaccaataacctctggaggtggtgagcgctccagcgctggaggcatttaagataaaattggacaaccatatctgtcagatctgctttcctttggattcctgcctcgagcagggggtttGGCCTCAATCGCCTAATGGGCCCTCTTCCCCACCTCACTTGCTCTACGATTCCATGATTCTGTGCTATCGTAAAAAGTAAAGGAAGAGAGGTGTTGCATATAAAGAAATGGGTGTTATTAGGTGTTGGATCTTATCTGGTTTAAGTCACACCCTTGTTCACTAGTCGGAGATTAGAAACTTTGACGGTGTTGCAGTGGTAAATTTGCACATGCAGAGGGTCGTTGCAACAGTTCTATGTAACTGCTATCGTGCTATAAAGAGAGGCCAGAAGTGCCAGCAACTaataagcaaaataaaagcaTGTCTTTGACAAGGTCAATAGCTCTTgtttgcccattcaagaccaagccagCCTCCCAGTACGGTGCCTTACAAGAGAGATCGCTTGTGGCAGTTACTATGTTGTTGGTAACGTCCATGGTTTTTCCACGAACTGTGAGGATTGCCACTAAGATCCAAAGGATGAAGGAAGCTGAAGGGGGGGTGAGTGGATGATGTCGTAGCCACGGGTGCTGAGAAAGTAGGGCCATGTTTCCAGTATACCACTGGAGGGGATAGAAAGGACGAGTCTGGGCCACCGTCCAGACCATAATGGTGGACCTTGTTTGCTGCTCTTAGCCATTGTGACCTTCTgttccctcttcctcccttccccccccccacacctttctCCCGACAGGCTCAATAGAAGCTCTCTGGCAGACCCTTCAGCTCCCGGAGGAAGTCCGAGCCTCCCCTGAACTCCGCACGGCCCTGGCAATCAACTGGGCTTTCCTGGAGCGCAATTTTGCCCGCTTCTTCCGCCTGGCTCGGGCACTGCCCTATTTGCCCAGCTGCGCCCTCCATCAGCATCTGGGCAGCGTCCGTCGCTTGGCCCTGATGACCTTCAGCTCTGGGTTCAGTGCCCGGAACTGCCGTTACCCTTTGCCTCGTCTGGCCCGGCTGCTCGCCATGGATGACCTTGAGGAGGCCGCGGAACTGTGCCGGGCCCATGGGCTGGCCGTGACGGAAGGGAGGGTCGTCTTCCAGAAGAGCTCCTTCAAGGACTGCAGCCCGCGGACGGCCAGGACCGacggcctgcttgtggaagggaagCGGGAGAAAGTTACTCTTCTGGAGTTCTCAGAGAAGATCTGCAGTTGACTTTTGGGCAAAGAGTGTGGAGGACCTGGCCTCCGCATAGTTCTCCTCCTGCTTTTATGGCTGTGGGTTTCTCCCCTTACAGAGCCAAGCTGTGGTTGGCGAAATAAGGTTGGGAGAGGAGAGTGTACGTTTTCGTACAGGTGCTGTTTAAATGTGCATCAgccacttcccccaccatcaTCACGAGAACGAAAGCAACCAGAAATTCATCGAAATTTAATTCTGGATGAAAAAAAGGGGGTTGGCTGAAAAAGTTCCCACTAGTGGGAGTTTTGTCCTGTTCTGGAGGTCCCAATATCTCattcttagttttaaaaaatacatgtatttttggccactagagggcaggaggaaattttaggattttaaacaatgtatttttgtaaacggacgtggtggcgctgcgggttaaacagcagaagcctctgtgctgcaaggttggaaagaccagccatcgtaagatcgaatccacgtgacggattgagcgcccgtcgcttgtcccagcttctgccaacctagcagttcgaaagcatgtaaatgcaagtagataaataggtaccaccacggtgggaaggtaacagcagtCTGTGTCTAATcacgttggccacatgaccacggaaactgtctttggacaaaacgctggctctacggcttggagatggggatgagcaccgcgccgtagagttggacacgattggactaaaagtcaaggggaCATTCTTATTTTtgtaagaagaaagaaatggggtGGATGAGTGGTCATAGCTGCCTTTCTCCAAGATCCAGGAAATGGCATGAATTGCGCTGGAGATCCTCGGCTCCTGATGTGGATCAGAGCTGGGGAACTGCAGTGATCTGGTAGTGTGGAAATCATCCCTGAAGCTGGGCCACATCCCGGTGGCTGAATCCCAGCCCTCTCTTCCTTGGGGAAGTTACTTCACTGACGTCCTCTTCTCCATCTCTGTGCAGAAAGAGGGTCAGAGTGCTCACACCCATCACCTCTAATTTGAGATCCCAGGAAGTGCTGGGTTGTGGAATCTCAGATCACGGATCAGAGACAACGGTGGGACTCTTGCATGTCCCACTTTGCTCGCTTTGGTATAGTGTGGAACTTCCCCACCTCCATTAGGGGCTGGGATTCAGGGAGGTGCACTTCCAAACACTCAGCAAGCTGAATTAGGCCCATAGGCTGCAGGTTGCTGACTCCCTACAGAAGAAATCTCCCAGCTAAGGTTTTGGATTTTGTCGTCTTGGTTCTAAAAATGGGACCGTGCCCCTCTTAACACACATGCCCAGTCTGAAGTAGTCCATGAAAATCAGGCCtgcccttcctcctttttttgggggtgggggagctgtGTTCCAGACGGCCACTACAGAGGGAATCCTGTTTGCAGTGCCTTTGCCCACTTCTGAATGCCTCCTGCCTTGTGGAGGTGAATTAGCAAACCCCTTTTCTTCTGTCGTGCTTTAGAGATACACTGAAAACACACATCAGACTGCAAAGAAAACCAACACagagagtgtgtgcatgcatgtacgtGTGCCATATATACCACACGTTGCCTTTGTGTGATGGATCCATCTACAATATTGTCTATATGTGCATTCTGTTTTGTTAGTACAGTGTGCCTGGCTATTGGAGATTATTCAGTTATCCTGCAAACTGCAGGTGGGTAGATATAGTATTCTATATCCAATCAGTATGCTGGGCCATGcacaatgggaattgtagtctgaagaACATCTCAGGAGGCTCCGCATTGCCTGCCCCTCACTTAGAGACCTCCATAGCACACCCACAGCTTGAGATTCTCAGCAAAGTTCCGGTTACATTTTCTACCCTCTCAAGAGGCACAATTGGTGAATACGGAAGCCAGGGCTTTCtcagcaccaccaccacagaaGCTGTGGAACTCTCATCCACTGGAAGGCTAAAACTGGACTGTTCCAGATAACTTTTGGTCGCTAATACGGTGATGGTCTTTAATCTGGCTTTTGATCACGTTTGGGGTCTGCTTTGTAATTGCTTTAAATCTGGGTTTtgaatgcttttgtttttaatttcttttttaaagtttgcttGAATTATTTATATGTTACCTGGGGAGTTGTGGTTGGTAGATAGGGGGGTGATAAACAAAGACTAaggcacgtggtggcgctgcgggttaaaccgcagaaggctctgcgctgcaaggtcggaagaccagccgacataaaatcaaatccatgcaacagagtgagcttccgtcgcttgtcccagctcctgccaacctagccattcaaaagcatgtaaaaatacaagcagataaatagataccaccttggtgggaaggtcacggcatcccgctggccacgtgaccatggaaactgcctatggacaaactctggctctttgGCATGGAGacgagcactgcaccctagagtcggacgtgactggactcaatgtcaagggcaAGCAGGCTTGTTTTGGGGAAAGGGTCCCTCCCCAGGTGTTTGCAGAGTCTCACTTCTCCCATCAGCCTGTTCTTATTATGGGGTGGATCTGTTTGGTCTCAGGGAGTTTTAGGTGCCAAAAGTCAATGGATTCCCAGATCTCGCCAATCCCAGTTTAAATCCTTCCGGACCTGAAGGTTGTTCAGCATCTCCAGGCACAGTTCTACCTCCGTTCTTTTCCCGTAACAGATTCCAGTTATCATGTTTATATCATCCTTCTCATGAATGGAAATGGGTG
This window contains:
- the ARL2 gene encoding ADP-ribosylation factor-like protein 2; this encodes MGLLSILKKMRQKERELRLLMLGLDNAGKTTILKKFNGDEIDTISPTLGFNIKTLEHRGFKLNMWDVGGQKSLRSYWRNYFESTDGLIWVVDSADNLRLEDCKRELQSLLVEERLAGATLLVFANKQDLPGALSSSAIQEALDLDSIHTHHWCIQGCSAYTGENLLAGIDWLLDDISSRIFTAD
- the SAC3D1 gene encoding SAC3 domain-containing protein 1, whose product is MRRRGRKAGEGRGGGGVPPPCARRLPTPEEAVEAEKAEAPVPVPVVGTCRRMCPPAEFALRSRQGRLHRLELAPPPPGRPDPERAVKEYSRPAAGKPPPPPSELRPPAVLLATVRHLLALAEEEDDEDDEKKEGAPAAAGRVSSWERGAFVADRLRAVRLDVTVQRLSGRPAAALLERALVYLLHAGHHHHHHQRLEEAPGGFDAHLHRGHVQETFAALRRAYRQAEEEEEEEGGPPLPSQARFQALFLLYHLGSIEALWQTLQLPEEVRASPELRTALAINWAFLERNFARFFRLARALPYLPSCALHQHLGSVRRLALMTFSSGFSARNCRYPLPRLARLLAMDDLEEAAELCRAHGLAVTEGRVVFQKSSFKDCSPRTARTDGLLVEGKREKVTLLEFSEKICS